The Salinibaculum sp. SYNS191 genome has a window encoding:
- a CDS encoding chemotaxis protein CheC, with protein MPILVDIRKLTIIGKLIQHGASNVASSLSTMAGIDADVKIKSLSFVQPGDIATEMGEGEMYHANIRLTEPPYGVFVMTFDDHTAAEIAEHMTGESADDGLDQMHESALQEVCNILTSGFIDGIANTLETTIDMETPHLERADTEQIADRTLSHIHQDSLSIVLDSVVDLADEDTEFQLHIFLIPDPGSFVNVIDKLDVEEIRAKESIGGLHDEDRAF; from the coding sequence ATGCCAATCCTCGTCGATATTCGCAAGCTGACGATAATCGGCAAGCTCATCCAGCACGGGGCGAGCAACGTCGCCTCGTCGCTGTCGACGATGGCGGGTATCGACGCGGACGTGAAGATAAAGAGCCTCTCCTTCGTCCAGCCGGGGGACATCGCGACGGAGATGGGCGAGGGCGAGATGTACCACGCGAACATCCGCCTCACCGAGCCACCGTACGGCGTCTTCGTGATGACCTTCGACGACCACACGGCCGCGGAGATAGCCGAGCACATGACCGGTGAATCCGCCGACGACGGCCTCGACCAGATGCACGAGAGCGCGCTCCAGGAGGTGTGCAACATCCTCACCTCGGGCTTTATCGACGGCATCGCGAACACGCTGGAGACGACCATCGACATGGAGACGCCCCACCTGGAGCGGGCGGACACGGAACAGATAGCGGACCGGACGCTCTCGCACATTCATCAGGACTCGCTGTCTATCGTGCTGGACTCGGTCGTCGACCTGGCCGACGAAGACACCGAGTTCCAGCTTCACATCTTCCTGATTCCGGACCCCGGCTCCTTCGTCAACGTCATCGACAAACTCGACGTCGAGGAGATACGCGCGAAGGAATCCATCGGCGGACTCCACGACGAAGACCGAGCATTTTGA
- a CDS encoding CopD family protein: MSLLNAGVYVVHLLFAALWTGSVLFAWYVVLPLARDGNLNASPLGTVAGKLTTISRASAAVLFLTGGHMAAAAAGYTVESLTGTTQGHLVIAMIVLWFGLAGLVEVGTSKLTDGTGRDKVREPAHEATRFFQVGAVFAVLLLVDAGLIISSRMGIFLL, translated from the coding sequence ATGTCGTTGCTCAACGCCGGTGTGTACGTCGTCCACCTCCTGTTTGCCGCGCTGTGGACCGGAAGTGTGCTGTTCGCATGGTACGTCGTCCTCCCGCTCGCGCGCGACGGGAACCTGAACGCGAGTCCGCTCGGGACCGTCGCCGGGAAACTGACGACGATCTCCCGCGCGAGCGCCGCAGTGTTGTTCCTGACGGGCGGACACATGGCCGCCGCCGCGGCTGGCTACACCGTCGAGTCGCTGACCGGTACCACGCAGGGTCACCTCGTCATCGCGATGATAGTCCTGTGGTTCGGACTCGCCGGGCTGGTCGAGGTCGGCACCAGTAAACTCACCGACGGAACCGGACGCGACAAGGTGCGAGAGCCCGCCCACGAGGCGACGCGGTTCTTCCAGGTCGGGGCGGTCTTCGCCGTCCTGCTCCTCGTGGATGCGGGGCTCATCATCTCCAGTCGCATGGGTATCTTCCTGCTCTGA